One Candidatus Omnitrophota bacterium DNA segment encodes these proteins:
- a CDS encoding NAD(P)/FAD-dependent oxidoreductase, whose protein sequence is MKNFNKCDYDVVIIGGGISGLICGCYLAKRGVNTLIVEKNISPGGYCASFVRQGFFFDACVCSLSGCGKDGSLQRIIQELDLKNDLEFINYEIRDIVITPNYKVNLYGSVGKTIGELQRYFPKQEKAIKKFFEKILFSPITSLSKMRNTSFKNNLDFYFTNEELKTILSIVLLGYTGVPPSRLSTLAAYLLYRDFIFDGGYYPLGGMQKFSNALANKFSEFGGTVTLATMVKKIILEDNIARGVILESGKSIFSKVVIAACDLHETFHSLIDATKVPKTISNRIHTRETSLSAFLVYLGISKDLDNLPDLKSHIWIINNNYNNIEKIYTNLLNKEYDYIGITSSSVKNNSFLDKRSTKESLFLFVNMPFVNERFWNENKKNVISGKMIKLAERLLPDITEHIKIKIIATPFTLFKSTLNYKGSAYGWADTTTQFCDPNFSQKTKIKNLYLTGHWLNRSSGVSPAAYSGIETAKILLGEIFKI, encoded by the coding sequence ATGAAAAATTTTAATAAGTGTGATTACGACGTAGTGATTATTGGTGGAGGCATTAGTGGGCTTATCTGTGGTTGTTATTTGGCAAAAAGAGGGGTTAACACTTTAATTGTGGAAAAAAATATAAGTCCGGGAGGATATTGTGCTTCTTTTGTTAGACAGGGTTTTTTCTTTGATGCCTGTGTTTGTTCTTTGAGCGGTTGTGGTAAAGACGGTAGCTTGCAAAGAATTATTCAAGAACTTGACTTAAAAAATGATTTAGAATTTATTAATTATGAGATTAGAGATATTGTAATAACCCCAAATTATAAAGTCAACTTATATGGTAGCGTTGGTAAAACTATTGGGGAACTGCAAAGGTATTTTCCAAAACAAGAAAAAGCTATAAAAAAATTTTTTGAAAAAATATTATTCTCTCCTATTACTTCTCTTTCAAAAATGAGAAACACTTCTTTTAAGAACAACCTTGATTTCTATTTTACTAATGAAGAATTAAAGACTATATTATCTATTGTATTATTAGGTTATACAGGTGTTCCTCCATCGCGATTATCAACTCTTGCGGCATATTTACTTTATAGAGACTTTATTTTTGATGGAGGGTATTACCCATTAGGTGGTATGCAGAAATTTTCAAATGCTTTAGCAAATAAATTTTCTGAATTCGGAGGGACCGTTACCTTAGCTACAATGGTAAAAAAAATTATACTCGAAGACAATATTGCTAGAGGTGTTATATTAGAAAGCGGAAAGTCTATTTTTTCTAAAGTTGTTATAGCTGCTTGCGATCTTCATGAAACTTTCCATAGTCTTATCGATGCAACGAAGGTTCCTAAAACAATTTCTAATAGAATACATACTAGAGAAACGTCTTTGTCGGCTTTTTTAGTTTATTTGGGAATCAGTAAAGATCTGGATAATTTACCTGATTTAAAATCACACATTTGGATTATAAATAATAATTATAATAATATTGAGAAAATTTATACTAATCTATTGAATAAGGAGTATGATTACATTGGAATAACCAGTTCATCTGTAAAGAATAACTCTTTCTTAGATAAAAGGAGCACAAAAGAGTCTTTATTTCTATTTGTTAATATGCCTTTTGTAAATGAAAGATTTTGGAATGAAAATAAAAAAAATGTAATTAGTGGAAAAATGATAAAATTAGCTGAGAGATTACTGCCAGATATTACAGAGCATATAAAGATAAAAATCATTGCCACTCCTTTTACTCTATTTAAATCAACGTTGAACTATAAAGGTTCTGCGTATGGCTGGGCAGATACAACAACGCAATTTTGCGATCCCAATTTCTCACAAAAAACAAAAATAAAGAATTTGTATTTAACTGGGCATTGGTTGAACAGGAGTAGCGGAGTAAGCCCTGCCGCATACAGCGGCATTGAAACTGCAAAAATACTTCTTGGTGAAATTTTTAAAATTTAG
- a CDS encoding SpoVG family protein, with protein sequence MDKALKFCVKRIYKLDGDGNTKAFVDLSIDESLLIKGLRIVEGKKGLFVSMPREQGKDNQWYDTIRPLNKEIKQEISTIVLSAYEKEVKI encoded by the coding sequence ATGGATAAAGCACTTAAATTTTGCGTGAAGAGAATTTATAAACTTGATGGAGATGGAAACACCAAGGCATTTGTAGACCTAAGCATTGATGAAAGCCTATTAATAAAAGGCTTGCGAATCGTTGAAGGCAAAAAAGGACTTTTTGTCTCAATGCCTAGAGAACAGGGAAAAGATAACCAGTGGTACGATACGATTCGGCCGTTAAACAAAGAAATAAAGCAAGAAATCTCAACTATTGTGCTATCTGCTTACGAGAAAGAAGTTAAGATATAG
- a CDS encoding GxxExxY protein — protein sequence MSCCTLVYKVIDSFYEAYKVLGLGLDEEMYCSLLTKEFSLKGLSFLRCNDLKTNYNNEIFMSGFIIDERIMALIKSRPSIPEKFEAWLFNYFKTGKYPLCFLVNFGANKLDIKYRVYRPQVELGLSIAGG from the coding sequence ATGTCTTGCTGCACGTTAGTTTATAAAGTTATTGACTCATTTTATGAAGCCTACAAGGTACTCGGTCTTGGTTTAGATGAAGAAATGTATTGTAGCTTACTGACTAAAGAATTTAGCTTAAAAGGCCTATCTTTCCTAAGGTGTAACGATCTTAAAACTAATTATAACAACGAAATATTTATGTCAGGTTTTATAATTGATGAGAGGATTATGGCCCTAATTAAATCCCGGCCGTCTATTCCTGAAAAATTTGAAGCTTGGCTTTTTAATTATTTTAAAACCGGCAAATACCCATTATGTTTTCTTGTTAATTTTGGTGCCAATAAGTTAGATATAAAATATAGAGTCTATAGGCCCCAGGTTGAATTAGGGCTTTCTATCGCAGGAGGATAA
- a CDS encoding acyl carrier protein: protein MPEEMLDKLKQELIELVANVTGRDTKELKPDANFWKDLGVDSIKAIEISVAIERKFKVSIRDEQIPQITTIAEALKVLKEALEKKNKV, encoded by the coding sequence ATGCCAGAAGAAATGCTTGATAAGCTTAAACAAGAATTAATAGAATTAGTCGCTAATGTCACTGGTAGAGATACTAAAGAATTAAAGCCAGATGCAAATTTTTGGAAGGATTTAGGCGTTGATTCGATTAAAGCAATCGAGATTTCAGTTGCGATTGAGCGGAAGTTCAAGGTCTCTATCAGAGATGAACAGATTCCTCAAATTACTACTATTGCAGAAGCACTTAAAGTCTTAAAAGAAGCTCTAGAGAAAAAAAATAAAGTATAA
- a CDS encoding NAD(P)/FAD-dependent oxidoreductase, with the protein MKKDEYDVIIIGAGIGGLTAGNILAKNGMKVLILEKNQVPGGAVTTFYKDGYPIDITHSLCGIREGAVVNRIFDYLNINERFEFLELEKPFIYIPKNQNKPIFCYGDFSKYAEELKLYFPAEHKNIKKLFNEITKIWQHEAVKSYSNPSLSILFLYPFLFPHLFKYRNYTFEKFLNRFISSPALKEIISVYWLYLGLEKGAVSALYMICLLGAYHTDKSCFVKGGFGRIPVILASNFEELGGRILYNTEVDKILLNSKKVTYGVRDKNNNEYYAKKIASNIDSKKTFLELIERRFLPQNLINRAVELKMSCSAIQIHLIAEAELNRDFLSVGTIVLPLRIDLEKRLKMLFKFNSQSYTKPVLSVNINCLSNFDNFDSENIYIFNIGWLPANYILWKKFINLYGRKEYEDLKSEIVQLVIKEIRKFWVIKKVKLSNVLTPVSFEKWLNATEGAIYDIAASPQQTLLRRFHNKTPIENLFLVGAKTFPGAGIPGALISATSFSDIVLKGKLTNGKVAL; encoded by the coding sequence ATGAAAAAAGACGAATATGATGTAATAATTATCGGCGCTGGTATAGGCGGATTAACTGCTGGTAATATACTTGCCAAAAATGGCATGAAAGTCTTGATTTTAGAAAAAAATCAGGTACCAGGTGGAGCTGTAACTACTTTCTATAAAGATGGTTATCCAATTGACATAACCCATTCTTTATGTGGTATTAGAGAAGGGGCGGTTGTAAATAGAATTTTTGATTATTTAAATATAAATGAAAGGTTCGAATTTTTAGAATTAGAAAAACCTTTTATTTATATACCTAAAAATCAAAATAAACCAATATTTTGTTACGGGGATTTTAGTAAATACGCCGAAGAATTAAAACTTTATTTTCCTGCCGAGCATAAAAATATTAAAAAATTATTTAATGAAATAACAAAAATATGGCAGCATGAAGCGGTAAAAAGCTATTCTAATCCATCTTTGTCTATTTTGTTTTTGTATCCATTTTTATTTCCGCACCTTTTTAAATACAGAAATTATACTTTTGAAAAGTTCTTAAATAGGTTTATAAGTTCCCCTGCGTTGAAAGAAATTATTTCTGTTTATTGGCTTTACCTAGGATTAGAAAAAGGTGCTGTGTCAGCGTTGTATATGATATGTTTATTAGGGGCATATCATACAGATAAAAGCTGTTTTGTAAAAGGGGGGTTTGGAAGGATTCCAGTTATATTGGCTTCGAATTTTGAAGAATTAGGTGGGAGAATATTGTATAACACGGAAGTTGATAAAATTCTTTTAAATAGTAAAAAGGTAACTTACGGGGTTAGAGATAAAAATAATAATGAATATTACGCTAAAAAAATTGCCTCTAATATCGATAGTAAAAAAACATTTTTAGAATTAATCGAGAGAAGATTTTTACCGCAAAATCTTATTAATAGAGCCGTAGAATTAAAGATGTCTTGTTCTGCGATACAAATCCATTTGATAGCTGAGGCAGAGTTAAATCGAGACTTTTTGTCTGTTGGGACGATAGTACTGCCACTCCGCATAGATTTAGAAAAAAGACTAAAGATGTTGTTTAAATTTAATTCACAGTCGTATACTAAACCAGTGTTATCAGTAAATATCAATTGCTTAAGCAATTTTGATAACTTTGATTCAGAGAACATTTATATTTTTAATATTGGTTGGCTGCCTGCAAATTACATTTTATGGAAAAAATTTATAAATTTGTATGGAAGGAAAGAATATGAAGATTTAAAGAGCGAAATCGTTCAATTAGTAATCAAAGAAATTAGGAAATTTTGGGTTATAAAAAAAGTAAAGCTTAGCAATGTATTAACTCCTGTTTCTTTTGAAAAATGGCTTAATGCAACAGAAGGAGCAATTTATGATATTGCAGCTAGTCCTCAACAAACACTTCTTAGAAGATTCCATAATAAGACACCTATAGAGAATTTGTTTTTAGTGGGCGCCAAAACTTTTCCTGGCGCAGGTATTCCGGGTGCTCTAATTTCTGCCACCTCTTTCTCTGATATTGTGTTAAAGGGTAAATTAACGAATGGAAAAGTTGCTTTATAA
- a CDS encoding GAF domain-containing protein — MSPSLLSIFGGLIFFTCFTLAIIISIFGKLKLHKYWVLFNIANAFWGLSLFFVGNKTLDINGAIFWWKFGHFWAMFISIAFLHTVLELCAIKKRKILYFFYIVDPIFFIFLNFSNKMGYKLEFMFNSFYYVRAVNSIYVIATLLWFSSILYAFTILVKEYINSTGARQNQLKYLLFPIFIAFIGGCSHFLPTYGIKVFPFNIIMVFYPLIATYAILRYRIMDIRVAVAKGAIVGVVYTLVLGIPFGLAGWGRNWLMSIFGKGWTWVPMLALLLFATTGPYLFMYLQQKALNRLLADERHAHNLLLKASQGMVQIRNLRKLLGLIVHFITKALKTVNAQVFLSDQNLNQYTLKSTRFISSNRVSLDVNESLIQYLGNEQCPIVYEELKFLNLTYSQMNDLELVMKDLNASVIIPCLVEDALLGFLTLGDKKTGRMYTQDDLNVLTTLANQAALAIENAQFYEEVQRTQEQLFQAEKMATVGTMADGLSHQINNRFQALSMIAGDTIDTLKITKKRRIPAEIEEVFNQVEHALEKVQDNVKKGGEIVRGLLKYSRPGEQGFESVSLDSIVDAALEMAQYKVKLSEIEIKRSYSKNLPKIKGNLTQLQEVFFNLIDNGYFAIKQRKEELRQDDYKGIIDILGQQKDDKLQIKVSDNGMGVKKEDFDKLFTPFFTTKASAKKGTGLGLFVIQKIVTNNHKGKISVESTYKKGTTFIIELPVA; from the coding sequence ATGAGTCCAAGCCTATTATCAATATTTGGTGGCTTAATCTTTTTTACTTGCTTTACTCTCGCCATTATAATTTCAATTTTTGGTAAACTAAAACTTCATAAATATTGGGTTTTATTTAATATTGCCAATGCATTTTGGGGCCTCAGTTTATTTTTTGTCGGCAATAAAACTTTGGATATTAATGGGGCGATTTTCTGGTGGAAATTTGGCCATTTCTGGGCTATGTTTATCTCCATAGCCTTTTTACATACGGTGTTAGAATTATGCGCAATTAAGAAAAGAAAAATATTATACTTTTTCTATATTGTTGATCCAATATTTTTTATCTTTCTAAATTTTTCAAATAAGATGGGATATAAACTTGAGTTCATGTTCAACTCTTTTTATTACGTCAGGGCAGTTAATAGTATTTATGTTATCGCGACCTTGCTTTGGTTTAGTTCTATTTTGTATGCCTTCACTATTTTAGTTAAAGAATATATCAATTCAACTGGAGCTAGACAAAACCAACTTAAATATTTACTTTTTCCTATTTTTATAGCATTTATTGGTGGTTGCTCCCATTTTCTACCTACATACGGCATAAAAGTTTTTCCTTTCAATATTATAATGGTCTTCTATCCGCTTATTGCAACCTATGCTATTTTAAGATATCGCATTATGGATATCAGGGTTGCTGTTGCAAAAGGAGCGATTGTTGGAGTTGTATATACTTTAGTCTTAGGCATTCCTTTTGGCCTAGCGGGTTGGGGGAGAAATTGGTTAATGAGTATTTTTGGTAAAGGTTGGACTTGGGTTCCAATGTTGGCTCTGCTTTTGTTTGCTACCACTGGTCCTTACTTATTTATGTACTTACAACAGAAGGCACTAAATAGACTTTTGGCCGATGAGAGACATGCCCACAATCTATTACTTAAAGCGTCTCAAGGGATGGTCCAAATTAGAAATCTGAGAAAACTTCTTGGTCTTATAGTGCATTTTATAACTAAAGCTCTTAAGACAGTCAACGCTCAAGTATTTTTGTCTGATCAAAATTTAAATCAATATACTCTAAAATCAACTCGTTTTATTAGTTCGAATAGGGTAAGTCTGGATGTCAATGAATCTCTTATCCAGTATCTTGGTAATGAGCAATGTCCAATTGTTTATGAAGAATTAAAGTTTCTCAATCTTACTTATTCTCAAATGAACGATTTAGAGCTTGTGATGAAAGATTTAAATGCATCAGTGATTATTCCGTGTCTTGTCGAAGATGCGCTTCTTGGCTTTTTAACCTTAGGAGATAAAAAAACCGGAAGGATGTATACTCAGGATGACTTAAATGTGTTGACTACATTGGCTAATCAGGCAGCGCTGGCTATAGAAAATGCTCAATTTTACGAAGAGGTACAACGCACACAAGAACAGCTTTTCCAAGCTGAAAAAATGGCTACGGTTGGAACTATGGCAGATGGTCTGTCACATCAAATAAATAATAGATTTCAGGCATTAAGTATGATCGCAGGAGATACAATTGATACTTTAAAAATTACTAAAAAAAGGAGGATTCCAGCGGAAATAGAAGAAGTATTTAATCAGGTCGAGCATGCATTAGAGAAGGTACAAGATAACGTAAAAAAAGGCGGAGAGATTGTCAGGGGTTTGCTTAAATATTCCAGACCTGGAGAACAAGGATTTGAATCAGTTTCTTTGGATTCAATTGTTGATGCAGCCTTAGAAATGGCACAATACAAGGTCAAATTAAGTGAGATAGAAATCAAGCGTAGTTACAGTAAGAATCTACCTAAAATAAAGGGGAATCTTACTCAGCTTCAAGAGGTCTTTTTTAATTTAATCGATAACGGCTATTTTGCTATTAAACAAAGAAAAGAAGAGTTAAGGCAAGATGATTATAAAGGAATAATTGATATTCTTGGTCAACAAAAGGATGACAAATTACAAATTAAAGTATCAGACAATGGAATGGGTGTAAAGAAGGAAGATTTTGATAAGCTCTTTACCCCATTCTTTACCACTAAAGCGTCAGCAAAAAAAGGCACTGGCTTAGGGCTTTTTGTTATACAAAAAATCGTCACCAATAACCATAAGGGTAAGATTTCAGTTGAATCTACATATAAAAAAGGTACAACTTTTATAATTGAGTTGCCTGTTGCATAA
- a CDS encoding fibronectin type III domain-containing protein yields the protein MRIIRLALIFFFLTSIVQTSLAFEIEKILKDLGDTDIIQATTDVFQLKKSTIVSGAGNTYRLDTYNLTAIIGEAIGGQSSNSANYALSSGYMSDPQTIPGFDSTPPTTPVVIDDGDYTTSSSTLHASWSAEDPESEIAQYLYSVPGIVDWTSAGLDTEITLTSLGLKHGQTYYFEVIAKNNAGISSEVGMSDGITVNLSEPIILILIPENLSKVYAEDQLDIQVAASDSDGDTLEYQIIIDGEIKQDWSHSRIFSWTINAEEAGKVHIITANVRDGNGAVVSKQSKVFILHKPINPPLRPISNSGEGS from the coding sequence ATGAGAATAATACGTCTTGCTCTAATCTTTTTTTTCTTAACCAGCATTGTCCAGACAAGTCTGGCTTTTGAAATTGAAAAAATTTTAAAGGATTTAGGCGATACGGACATAATTCAGGCCACCACAGATGTTTTTCAACTTAAAAAATCAACTATTGTTTCTGGGGCGGGAAATACCTACCGCTTAGATACATATAACCTAACTGCAATTATTGGCGAGGCTATTGGTGGCCAATCTTCAAATAGCGCTAATTATGCGCTGTCCTCAGGCTATATGAGCGATCCACAGACAATTCCTGGTTTTGATTCAACGCCGCCAACCACTCCAGTGGTAATCGATGATGGGGATTACACTACTTCAAGCTCTACCCTACATGCCAGCTGGTCAGCTGAAGATCCCGAATCGGAAATAGCCCAATATCTTTATTCAGTACCGGGTATTGTTGACTGGACTTCAGCTGGACTAGATACCGAAATAACGTTAACTAGCCTAGGGCTTAAGCATGGTCAAACTTATTATTTTGAAGTCATAGCAAAAAATAATGCTGGGATTTCAAGTGAAGTAGGCATGAGTGATGGAATCACAGTTAATCTCTCAGAGCCGATAATTTTAATACTTATACCAGAGAACCTGAGTAAGGTATATGCAGAAGACCAACTTGACATTCAAGTTGCTGCCTCTGATAGCGATGGAGACACTTTAGAATATCAAATTATTATTGATGGTGAAATTAAGCAAGACTGGAGTCATTCAAGGATCTTTTCTTGGACTATTAACGCAGAGGAAGCAGGTAAAGTACATATCATAACAGCCAATGTGCGCGATGGCAATGGCGCAGTGGTATCAAAACAATCAAAGGTCTTTATTTTACATAAACCAATTAATCCGCCATTGCGTCCAATATCTAACTCGGGCGAGGGAAGCTGA
- the fabZ gene encoding 3-hydroxyacyl-ACP dehydratase FabZ, protein MKTLDIDQIKKVLPHRHPMLLIDRVIELEPGKRVVAIKNVSINDSFLQGHFPGNPIMPGTSIVEAMAQASIVLYHSGYEDELVNVPNYYLGSIKARFIHPVFPGDQLSLEAETVKLLPTGAFISTKAFVKDKQIAEAELVFAVKK, encoded by the coding sequence ATGAAGACACTTGATATAGATCAAATAAAAAAGGTTCTGCCACATAGACATCCAATGCTCTTAATTGATAGGGTAATAGAGTTGGAGCCAGGAAAACGCGTCGTGGCGATTAAAAATGTAAGTATTAATGATAGTTTTTTGCAGGGTCATTTTCCTGGAAATCCTATAATGCCCGGCACCTCAATTGTTGAAGCCATGGCCCAGGCTTCCATTGTGCTTTATCACAGCGGATATGAGGATGAGCTAGTAAATGTTCCAAATTATTATTTAGGTTCAATAAAGGCTCGTTTTATACATCCTGTTTTTCCGGGAGATCAGCTAAGCCTTGAAGCAGAAACAGTAAAATTATTGCCAACGGGCGCTTTTATTAGTACAAAAGCATTTGTTAAAGATAAGCAGATAGCAGAGGCTGAGTTAGTATTTGCAGTTAAAAAATGA
- a CDS encoding winged helix-turn-helix domain-containing protein has product MLTNFFSSHSRIQVLKLFMLNPKNRYYPRQIEKLLKIPYTAVRRQLDNFEKAGLLKANTEANRKYYTVNSEFALFKELKSIILKTVGIGSKIKEKLVSEKEVELAFIYGSYAQNDENISSDIDIFIIGEINSRKLQNIVSVIQDETAREINQVVYSKKEFIERIKRKDHFINSVIREPKIFIKGMEDDLRKLVKHR; this is encoded by the coding sequence ATGTTAACTAATTTTTTTTCATCCCATTCAAGAATTCAGGTTCTAAAACTGTTTATGCTTAATCCAAAAAACAGGTACTATCCTAGACAGATAGAGAAACTTTTAAAAATACCCTATACTGCTGTAAGACGTCAGCTTGACAATTTCGAAAAAGCAGGGCTTCTTAAGGCTAACACAGAAGCTAACAGGAAATATTACACAGTCAATAGTGAGTTCGCTTTATTTAAGGAATTAAAGAGTATAATTTTAAAAACAGTAGGCATCGGCAGTAAAATAAAAGAAAAATTGGTTAGTGAAAAGGAAGTAGAACTGGCTTTTATCTACGGCTCTTATGCTCAGAATGACGAAAACATTTCGAGTGACATTGATATCTTCATTATAGGGGAAATCAACTCAAGGAAACTACAGAATATCGTCTCTGTAATTCAAGATGAAACTGCTAGGGAAATAAATCAAGTAGTATATTCTAAGAAAGAATTTATTGAAAGAATAAAGAGAAAAGACCACTTTATCAATTCAGTTATAAGAGAGCCAAAAATCTTTATAAAAGGAATGGAAGATGACCTTAGAAAATTGGTTAAGCATAGGTAA
- a CDS encoding response regulator: protein MRKKILICDDEEGIRESLNLILEKDYELVFAADGEQCLNNLRNDKNIGLLLLDIKMPKTTGLDILKEAKSISATLKVIIVTGYKSVETATEAAKLGAIDYIVKPFESKSILKKVKEAYI, encoded by the coding sequence ATGCGCAAGAAAATTCTAATTTGTGATGATGAAGAAGGCATTAGGGAATCTTTGAATTTGATCCTTGAGAAGGATTATGAATTAGTTTTTGCTGCTGATGGAGAGCAATGTTTGAATAACCTAAGGAATGATAAGAATATAGGACTTCTTCTACTTGATATTAAAATGCCTAAGACTACTGGCCTAGACATCCTTAAGGAAGCAAAATCTATCTCAGCCACCTTAAAGGTAATTATAGTAACTGGTTACAAAAGTGTTGAAACTGCTACTGAAGCAGCTAAACTCGGTGCGATTGACTATATTGTCAAGCCATTTGAGTCAAAGTCTATTTTAAAAAAGGTCAAAGAGGCCTACATATAA
- a CDS encoding beta-ketoacyl-[acyl-carrier-protein] synthase family protein, with protein sequence MKKKRVVVTGLGVVSSIGIGKDVFWDNLIKGKSGISLVESFDTTNQFTHFGGEIKDFNCESFMSKNKIKLMGRASRLAIAAAKLALDDAKLNANRLGSLRIAICIGTTGGEAQEIEEMDIIWTKHGHDKVEKWSIMQYPVNNISSSMAIELKTKGINRIFTTACAAGNYGIGYGFDLLQLDKADLVIVGGSDAFSYLSFTGFNQVRAVAPEKCQPFDKNRKGMIVGEGAGMLILETLESALKRNALIYAEILGYGLSCDAFHMTNPQVEGIVDCMINTLKESDLTPDDVDYISAHGTGTKHNDRVESAAIKKVFNGRKVAVSAIKSMLGHTMGAASAISAIVCCLSVENNVIAPTINFETPDPECDIDCVPNAARKQRVDVALNNGFAFGGNNSSLAIKKYKRR encoded by the coding sequence ATGAAAAAGAAAAGGGTAGTAGTAACAGGTCTAGGAGTCGTTTCATCAATTGGCATCGGTAAAGATGTCTTTTGGGACAATTTAATTAAAGGCAAATCCGGTATATCATTGGTTGAGTCATTTGATACCACGAATCAATTTACTCATTTTGGTGGTGAGATTAAAGACTTTAATTGTGAATCATTCATGAGCAAAAACAAGATAAAATTGATGGGTAGGGCTTCGCGTCTTGCTATTGCTGCGGCAAAATTAGCCTTGGACGACGCCAAATTAAATGCTAATAGACTTGGATCTCTACGTATAGCAATCTGCATTGGTACAACTGGTGGCGAGGCCCAGGAAATAGAAGAAATGGATATTATTTGGACAAAACATGGACACGATAAAGTGGAAAAGTGGTCTATAATGCAATATCCTGTAAATAATATTTCTTCTAGCATGGCAATTGAATTAAAAACAAAGGGCATAAATCGCATTTTTACTACTGCTTGTGCAGCTGGTAATTATGGCATAGGTTATGGTTTTGATCTCTTGCAATTGGATAAGGCAGATTTAGTTATTGTGGGTGGCTCAGATGCATTTTCCTATCTTTCCTTTACTGGCTTTAATCAAGTACGAGCTGTAGCACCTGAAAAATGTCAGCCATTTGATAAGAATAGAAAAGGTATGATAGTAGGTGAGGGGGCAGGTATGCTAATATTGGAAACCCTAGAGAGTGCCCTTAAAAGAAATGCGCTTATTTATGCTGAAATATTAGGTTATGGTTTAAGCTGTGATGCTTTTCATATGACAAATCCTCAGGTTGAAGGAATAGTCGATTGTATGATTAATACACTAAAAGAGTCAGATTTAACCCCTGATGATGTAGATTATATAAGTGCTCATGGAACAGGCACAAAGCATAACGATAGAGTAGAGTCAGCAGCGATAAAAAAAGTTTTCAACGGCAGAAAGGTAGCGGTTAGCGCCATAAAGTCAATGTTGGGTCATACCATGGGTGCGGCTTCTGCAATTTCAGCAATTGTCTGTTGTTTAAGCGTAGAAAATAACGTAATTGCTCCGACAATAAACTTTGAGACGCCTGATCCTGAGTGTGATATCGATTGCGTTCCTAATGCCGCAAGAAAACAAAGAGTAGATGTTGCCTTGAATAATGGTTTTGCCTTTGGTGGCAATAATTCTTCACTTGCAATAAAGAAATACAAAAGGAGATGA
- a CDS encoding XRE family transcriptional regulator: MQIGEKIRDLRKAKHLTLEALSQASRVAIATISRIENGKMMGTLDSHMAIAKALGLNLPQLYSDIEPEVKKVEFQSEGVRSDVFLHPDKASYEILTTSVLSKKMMPILLKIEIGGKTTLEQAKSGTEKFIFVISGSVEVEIESKKYILNNGDSLYFDGALPHFYKNIGKNETKIICVTTPPML, encoded by the coding sequence ATGCAAATTGGTGAAAAAATTCGAGACTTAAGAAAAGCTAAGCATTTAACTTTGGAGGCATTATCTCAGGCTTCAAGAGTGGCTATTGCAACCATAAGCCGGATTGAAAATGGCAAAATGATGGGTACCTTAGATTCACACATGGCTATTGCTAAAGCGCTAGGGTTAAATTTACCTCAGCTCTATAGTGATATAGAGCCTGAAGTAAAAAAAGTGGAGTTTCAATCTGAGGGTGTACGTTCTGACGTCTTCCTCCATCCTGACAAAGCTTCATATGAGATTTTAACCACATCAGTTTTAAGCAAAAAAATGATGCCGATATTGCTTAAAATTGAAATTGGCGGTAAAACCACACTAGAACAGGCTAAATCTGGCACGGAAAAATTTATCTTTGTAATTTCAGGAAGCGTTGAAGTAGAAATTGAAAGCAAAAAGTACATATTAAATAATGGTGATTCTCTTTACTTTGATGGCGCTCTTCCCCACTTTTATAAAAATATAGGTAAAAACGAAACAAAAATTATATGCGTAACAACCCCGCCAATGCTATAA